One stretch of Arachis hypogaea cultivar Tifrunner chromosome 20, arahy.Tifrunner.gnm2.J5K5, whole genome shotgun sequence DNA includes these proteins:
- the LOC112786317 gene encoding uncharacterized protein produces MSQDHAQLDSGLICKVVLPMIKTDPLVSIPVLQSVVHQSYHFKPSYRKVWMANQKAIAKIYGDWKESYNRILALLQALQECLPGTIHECNDVPYYNGDMVDGEWSQFDKVFWIFPPCIEAFKHCKLFVSMDGTHLYGKYGGVLLISVAQDGILIISDRSQAIRAALNAPHNGWHPPSAYHAYRIRYMASNFNSRFKSTEGKRYLINAAYSLSKEGCDWYLDALGTLSREMVDWALRFRKELWLQHCDEGRRYGHMTTNLSECINAMLKGTRNLPMAAIVRATYERLQQLFVRKGREALAQLQGRQIHSQRLLEAIDKNRESLPMLRVTHCDRRTSVFSVKEMEPLDAWSQTSYRVRLSERTCDCGLFQSLHYPCRHALAACAAASIE; encoded by the exons ATGTCTCAGGACCATGCACAACTGGATAGTGGGTTGATTTGCAAGGTTGTGTTACCTATGATAAAGACTGATCCTTTGGTGTCTATCCCAGTGTTGCAAAGTGTTGTCCATCAAAGTTACCATTTTAAGCCCTCGTATCGGAAGGTGTGGATGGCAAATCAAAAGGCAATTGCCAAGATCTATGGCGACTGGAAAGAGTCATACAATAGGATTCTGGCTCTCTTACAAGCCTTGCAGGAGTGCCTCCCAGGCACAATCCACGAGTGCAATGATGTCCCTTATTACAACGGGGATATGGTTGATGGAGAGTGGAGTCAGTTTGATAAGGTTTTCTGGATATTTCCTCCATGTATTGAAGCGTTTAAGcattgcaagttatttgtatcgATGGACGGAACAcatctgtatggcaagtatgggggCGTGCTTTTGATTTCTGTGGCTCAAGACG GAATCCTAATCATATCAGATAGATCACAGGCCATTCGCGCCGCTCTCAATGCACCTCACAATGGATGGCATCCCCCATCAGCATATCATGCTTACCGCATCCGGTACATGGCATCAAACTTCAATTCTAGGTTCAAGTCAACCGAGGGTAAGAGGTACCTGATAAATGCGGCGTACAGTCTGAGTAAGGAAGGATGCGACTGGTACTTGGATGCTTTAGGTACACTGTCCCGTGAGATGGTGGATTGGGCTCTTCGTTTCAGGAAGGAATTGTGGTTGCAGCATTGCGACGAAGGTCGTCGGTATGGTCACATGACTACAAACTTATCGGAGTGTATAAATGCCATGCTTAAGGGAACGAGGAATCTTCCAATGGCAGCGATTGTTCGGGCAACGTATGAGCGGTTGCAACAGTTGTTTGTGCGTAAAGGACGCGAAGCACTTGCTCAGTTACAGGGTAGACAGATCCACTCGCAGCGGCTGTTGGAAGCTATAGATAAGAACAGAGAGAGTTTGCCGATGTTGCGAGTCACCCATTGTGATCGTAGGACATCCGTTTTTAGCGTGAAAGAGATGGAGCCATTAGATGCTTGGTCACAGACATCATATCGGGTTCGTCTTTCCGAGCGTACATGCGATTGTGGCCTGTTCCAGTCATTGCATTACCCATGTCGACACGCCCTGGCGGCATGTGCAGCTGCGAGTATCGAGTGA